In a single window of the Alteriqipengyuania lutimaris genome:
- a CDS encoding sensor histidine kinase: protein MVDQQPSNDAERFMRLVRAEERGRLTVYLGAAPGVGKTYRMLQDAARRQAEGVDVVVGVAETHGRSETALLLEPLEVMPRRHYDHEGHRLEEFDIDAALERRPQLILVDELAHTNAPGCRHPKRWQDVAELLVSGIDVATTINIQHLESLNDIVAGVTHVRVRETVPDNILENAEIIAVDLPPEALIERLEAGKIYLPETAGRALSNFFTPTKLAALRELALRYAASNVDRRLSDQLELSGEGGGFVSGDRLMVAVSPGKGGARVVREAKRLADMLHAPWTAVVIESGSARAVYGAQREQLADNLALASSLGASLMTVAATDVGQALVDQARELRASQIVIGKSRRSRWFEWRHGSIAQEVIRKAKGVSVHVVPVDEADEKPQRAADPHPYRDPMLALVLVGATVGLIELALPWISPSAVDLLLLLPVIFSATLLRMGGAIWSAVWAALAFNFFFTEPYHTLTIYSPADVITFGVLALVASIVGALAGRVRRQAQTSAGVARLNASLARFAGLMGGLSDRDETARVACSEIGGLLDVEAIIVSIEDDRLVVRGNEHYRELDMVDQAAAKWTFENGEPAGRDTGTLNAADWQFHPLRTALGMMGVLGIARPSQQRVIRPDDATLLASLVDQTALAHERLVLEARAREVDALEQRDQLRGALLGSIAHDLRTPLTAVIAATEAIPSEGSFASEVLIARDESRRLQRFLNDLLEASRIEHGTIRPSMESVDMTDVIAAVLRDLRQTGPDTRVETAIDADWPLVRTDALLVRHVLINLIDNALKFSPPSSKVLLELDCRDDDVALRVLDRGPGLPPDAAALFDRFERLEGTDRVGGSGLGLWIAKNFIEAVGGSIAAQNREGGGAVFAIALPQATIVSEETADDA from the coding sequence ATGGTCGACCAGCAGCCCAGCAACGATGCCGAACGTTTCATGCGGCTGGTCCGCGCCGAGGAGCGCGGTCGCCTGACGGTCTATCTCGGCGCGGCACCCGGCGTCGGCAAGACCTACCGCATGCTGCAGGATGCGGCGCGGCGGCAGGCCGAGGGCGTCGATGTGGTCGTGGGGGTCGCCGAAACCCATGGCCGCAGCGAGACCGCGCTCTTGCTCGAGCCGCTGGAGGTGATGCCGCGCCGACATTACGACCACGAGGGCCATCGGCTGGAGGAGTTCGACATCGATGCCGCGCTGGAGCGGCGGCCGCAGCTCATCCTTGTCGACGAGCTTGCGCACACCAACGCGCCCGGTTGCCGTCATCCCAAGCGCTGGCAGGATGTCGCCGAACTGCTCGTCTCGGGCATCGACGTCGCGACCACCATCAATATCCAGCATCTCGAGAGCCTCAACGATATCGTGGCCGGTGTGACACACGTCCGCGTCCGCGAGACGGTGCCCGACAACATCCTTGAGAATGCCGAAATCATCGCCGTCGATCTGCCGCCCGAGGCACTGATCGAACGGCTCGAGGCGGGAAAGATCTACCTGCCCGAAACCGCCGGACGCGCATTGTCCAACTTCTTTACGCCCACGAAGCTGGCCGCCTTGCGCGAGCTCGCGCTGCGCTATGCCGCGAGCAATGTCGACCGGCGGCTGAGCGACCAACTCGAACTCAGCGGTGAAGGGGGCGGTTTCGTTTCCGGCGACCGGCTGATGGTCGCGGTAAGCCCCGGTAAGGGCGGAGCTCGCGTGGTGCGCGAGGCCAAGCGCCTTGCCGACATGCTGCATGCGCCTTGGACTGCGGTGGTGATCGAAAGTGGCAGCGCGCGCGCGGTCTACGGCGCGCAGCGCGAGCAACTGGCGGACAATCTCGCGCTCGCATCGTCGCTCGGCGCCTCGCTGATGACGGTCGCGGCGACCGATGTGGGCCAAGCGCTGGTCGATCAGGCACGCGAATTGCGGGCGAGCCAGATCGTGATCGGCAAGAGCCGTCGCAGTCGCTGGTTCGAGTGGCGCCACGGCTCGATCGCGCAGGAAGTCATCCGTAAAGCCAAAGGCGTTTCGGTCCACGTCGTTCCCGTCGACGAAGCGGATGAAAAGCCGCAGCGAGCCGCCGATCCGCATCCTTATCGCGATCCCATGCTGGCGCTGGTTCTCGTGGGCGCGACCGTCGGACTGATCGAGCTGGCCCTGCCGTGGATCTCGCCGAGCGCGGTTGATCTGCTGTTGCTGCTGCCGGTGATATTCTCCGCCACACTTCTGCGCATGGGCGGGGCCATCTGGTCGGCGGTCTGGGCGGCGCTGGCGTTCAACTTCTTCTTCACCGAGCCCTATCACACGCTCACGATCTACAGCCCCGCCGACGTCATCACCTTTGGCGTGCTGGCGCTGGTGGCGAGCATTGTGGGCGCGCTGGCCGGGCGAGTGCGCCGCCAAGCGCAGACTAGCGCGGGGGTTGCCCGGCTCAACGCCTCGCTGGCGCGCTTCGCCGGGCTGATGGGCGGGCTTTCCGACAGGGATGAGACTGCACGGGTCGCGTGCAGCGAGATCGGCGGCCTGCTCGATGTGGAGGCGATCATCGTTTCGATCGAGGATGACCGGCTGGTGGTGCGCGGGAACGAGCACTACCGCGAACTCGATATGGTCGATCAGGCTGCGGCGAAGTGGACGTTTGAAAACGGCGAGCCTGCCGGGCGAGACACCGGCACCCTGAACGCAGCCGACTGGCAATTCCACCCGTTGAGGACTGCGCTCGGCATGATGGGGGTGCTAGGCATCGCGCGGCCGTCGCAGCAGCGCGTGATCCGCCCCGACGACGCGACGCTGCTCGCCTCGCTGGTTGATCAGACCGCCTTGGCGCACGAGCGGCTCGTGCTGGAAGCGCGGGCGCGCGAGGTCGATGCTCTGGAGCAGCGCGACCAGCTTCGCGGAGCCCTGCTCGGCAGCATCGCCCACGATCTGCGCACGCCGCTCACCGCAGTGATCGCGGCGACCGAGGCGATCCCGTCCGAGGGATCGTTTGCCAGCGAAGTGCTGATCGCGCGCGACGAATCGCGCCGGTTGCAGCGTTTCCTGAACGATCTGCTCGAAGCCTCGCGGATCGAGCATGGCACGATCCGGCCCAGCATGGAGAGCGTGGACATGACCGACGTGATCGCCGCAGTCCTGCGCGATCTGCGGCAGACCGGCCCCGATACGCGGGTCGAGACCGCAATCGATGCCGATTGGCCGCTGGTGCGCACCGACGCCCTGCTTGTCCGCCATGTGCTGATCAACCTGATCGACAACGCGCTCAAATTCTCGCCGCCGTCGAGCAAGGTTTTGCTCGAGCTCGACTGCAGGGACGATGACGTGGCGTTGCGAGTGCTTGACCGGGGGCCGGGCCTCCCGCCCGACGCTGCCGCGCTGTTTGATCGGTTCGAGCGGCTCGAAGGAACCGATCGCGTGGGCGGTTCTGGCCTTGGCCTATGGATCGCGAAGAACTTCATCGAGGCGGTGGGTGGCTCCATTGCGGCGCAAAATCGCGAGGGCGGCGGCGCAGTGTTCGCGATCGCGCTGCCACAGGCTACGATCGTCTCCGAGGAGACCGCCGACGATGCGTAG
- the kdpC gene encoding potassium-transporting ATPase subunit KdpC: MNYLLPSLRLWLVTILVCVIGYAGLMLAFAQTVAPYQANGSILEVDGQAVGSELIAQDFSSPRYFWPRPSAADYDGMAAAGSNLSPTSADLAARAAETVARYGATAGNPVPADLVAASGGGLDPHISLDGALYQANRVAAARGLDPARVRDLIEQEAAAPGAIFAPERIVNVLQLNLALDRLEE, translated from the coding sequence ATGAATTATCTTCTTCCCTCGCTCCGCCTGTGGCTGGTGACGATCCTCGTCTGCGTCATCGGCTACGCGGGCCTGATGCTCGCCTTCGCCCAGACGGTCGCCCCCTACCAGGCCAACGGTTCGATCTTAGAGGTGGACGGCCAGGCCGTGGGCAGCGAACTGATTGCGCAGGACTTCAGCAGCCCGCGCTATTTCTGGCCGCGCCCCTCGGCCGCCGATTACGACGGCATGGCCGCGGCAGGGAGCAACCTGTCGCCGACCAGCGCGGACCTCGCCGCGCGCGCCGCAGAGACGGTTGCCCGCTACGGCGCAACTGCCGGGAACCCGGTTCCGGCGGACCTGGTGGCGGCATCGGGCGGCGGGCTCGACCCGCACATCTCGCTCGACGGGGCACTCTACCAGGCCAACCGGGTCGCAGCTGCGCGCGGGCTCGATCCGGCTCGGGTGCGCGACCTGATCGAGCAGGAGGCCGCCGCGCCGGGCGCGATCTTCGCACCCGAGCGTATCGTGAACGTGTTGCAACTCAATCTGGCGCTCGACCGGCTGGAAGAATAG
- a CDS encoding response regulator transcription factor, translating to MRSDVLIIDDEPAIRRLLTSALDRSGISHAEAANAGEALRLAKAQPAPLVALLDLGLPDRDGLEIVPQLASLGLAVIVLTARDATEEKVAALDLGADDFVTKPFDSEELLARVRSALRRKAGPLADSASREFADGTIDREAHAVTIRGEKAELTPREFNLLWALADRPGRVVTHESLLETVWGPAHRQDLDYLRVAIRSLRRKMEQDASNPRLIVNEPGVGYRVAVTQGLRD from the coding sequence ATGCGTAGCGACGTGCTGATCATCGACGACGAGCCCGCGATCCGGCGTTTGCTCACCAGCGCGCTCGACCGCAGCGGCATTAGCCATGCCGAGGCGGCGAATGCGGGGGAGGCATTGCGGCTCGCAAAGGCTCAGCCGGCACCGTTGGTGGCGCTGCTCGACCTCGGCCTGCCTGATCGGGACGGGCTGGAGATCGTCCCGCAGCTTGCCTCGCTGGGCCTCGCGGTCATCGTCCTGACCGCGCGCGACGCCACCGAAGAGAAAGTCGCTGCGCTCGATCTGGGTGCCGATGATTTCGTCACTAAGCCGTTCGACAGCGAGGAGTTGCTCGCCCGGGTTCGGTCCGCGCTGCGGCGTAAGGCAGGCCCGCTCGCCGACAGCGCTTCGCGGGAATTCGCCGATGGCACTATCGACCGCGAGGCGCATGCCGTCACGATACGGGGCGAGAAAGCCGAACTGACGCCGCGCGAGTTCAATCTGCTCTGGGCGCTGGCCGACCGCCCGGGACGCGTAGTCACGCATGAGAGCCTGCTAGAAACGGTCTGGGGGCCCGCGCACCGCCAGGACTTGGACTACCTGCGGGTCGCGATCCGGTCCCTTCGACGGAAGATGGAGCAGGATGCGAGTAACCCGAGGTTGATCGTGAACGAACCCGGCGTTGGCTATCGCGTAGCCGTAACCCAAGGTTTGCGAGACTAA
- a CDS encoding tyrosine-type recombinase/integrase: MGYSRFDHATQRRVAWNAGKNVGTKRPLTQKQIWAIRFHLDREGRLRDRALFDLAIDSKLRGCDLVKIKIGDVVAGCDIRNRATVIQQKTNRPVQFELTADVRATLLAWLERRGGSTGDYLFPSRVDHAGHMSTRQYARLVDEWVTAIGLRKSEYGTHSLRRTKAAMIYRATGNIRAIQILLGHTKIENTVRYLGVDVEDALLLAERTEI, from the coding sequence ATGGGATACTCACGATTTGATCATGCCACGCAGAGACGCGTGGCTTGGAACGCTGGCAAAAATGTCGGGACCAAGCGTCCGCTAACGCAAAAACAGATATGGGCGATCCGCTTTCACCTCGATCGAGAAGGCCGGTTGAGGGATAGGGCGCTCTTCGATCTCGCCATCGACAGTAAGCTGCGCGGCTGCGATTTGGTGAAGATCAAGATTGGCGACGTCGTCGCCGGCTGTGACATCCGCAATCGCGCGACCGTCATCCAGCAGAAGACCAATAGACCAGTACAGTTCGAACTCACCGCCGATGTGCGAGCGACGTTATTAGCTTGGCTGGAACGACGGGGTGGTTCGACAGGCGATTACCTCTTCCCTAGCAGGGTCGATCATGCCGGGCATATGAGCACGCGCCAGTATGCCCGCCTCGTCGATGAATGGGTGACTGCGATCGGTCTTCGAAAGTCCGAATACGGAACGCACTCGCTTCGGCGGACAAAAGCCGCGATGATTTATCGGGCAACCGGCAACATTCGTGCGATCCAGATTCTGCTGGGTCACACGAAGATCGAAAACACGGTCCGCTATCTCGGCGTCGATGTCGAAGACGCCCTTCTTCTAGCAGAGCGCACTGAAATCTGA
- the kdpA gene encoding potassium-transporting ATPase subunit KdpA, with product MLSAILTIILIVGGTALLAWPLGKYMAGLFSGRFASADGLFARTVGGAPEQDWKQYSLALIAFNIVMFAFVFTLLATQHMLPFNPDGQGAATLDLVFNTAASFTTNTNLQHYSGESTWSYLAQIGGLMWLQFVSAATGIAALAALARGIGGKTTMGNFFVDVQRASFCVLLPLAIIVAAVIALNGVPMTLQGAAQVTTLEGVAQTISRGPAAAFVAIKQLGTNGGGFFGPNSTHPLENPTFWSNAFQMVAIILIPMACVWMFGRIIGRPKHAMVVFGVMAALLLIKLVASVGFETAPTQAFMDLPVAQDVGNLEGKELRLGATTGPLWAVLTTSTSNGSVGAMHDSLNPLTGLVPMAGMWLNETFGGVGVGMINMFLYIVVAVFVAGMMVGRTPEYLGHRVEGREMRLAVLALISHPVLILGGTALFAATAWGKDTLNNVGAHGFSEILYEFSSAAANNGSGFEGLGDNTVPWNIATGLVMLIGRYLPIIVPLAIVGSLMAKRRSAESAGTLSVESSTFGVMLFITILIFGALTFFPAAALGPIAEHLTFMR from the coding sequence ATGCTTTCCGCCATTCTCACCATCATTCTGATCGTCGGCGGCACAGCGCTGCTGGCGTGGCCGCTCGGCAAATATATGGCCGGGCTCTTCTCGGGCCGTTTCGCAAGCGCTGACGGACTGTTCGCCCGCACGGTCGGCGGCGCGCCCGAGCAGGACTGGAAGCAGTATTCGCTTGCCCTGATCGCCTTCAACATCGTGATGTTCGCCTTCGTCTTCACGCTCCTGGCGACGCAGCACATGCTGCCGTTCAACCCCGACGGCCAAGGCGCGGCCACGCTGGACCTCGTGTTCAACACTGCGGCCAGTTTTACCACCAACACCAACCTGCAGCACTATTCGGGCGAGAGCACCTGGAGCTACCTAGCCCAGATCGGCGGGTTGATGTGGCTGCAGTTCGTCTCTGCGGCGACCGGTATTGCCGCGCTGGCTGCATTGGCGCGGGGCATCGGCGGTAAGACCACGATGGGTAACTTCTTCGTAGACGTGCAGCGCGCCTCATTCTGCGTGCTGCTGCCGCTGGCGATCATCGTCGCGGCGGTGATCGCCTTGAACGGTGTGCCGATGACCCTGCAGGGTGCGGCGCAGGTCACCACGCTCGAAGGCGTGGCGCAGACCATCTCGCGCGGGCCGGCCGCCGCCTTCGTGGCGATCAAGCAGCTGGGCACCAATGGCGGCGGCTTCTTCGGCCCCAATTCGACCCACCCGCTGGAAAACCCGACCTTCTGGTCGAACGCGTTCCAGATGGTTGCGATCATCCTGATCCCGATGGCGTGCGTGTGGATGTTTGGCCGGATCATCGGCAGGCCCAAACATGCCATGGTCGTATTCGGTGTGATGGCGGCGCTGCTACTGATCAAGCTCGTCGCGTCGGTCGGCTTCGAGACCGCCCCCACGCAGGCCTTCATGGACCTGCCGGTGGCGCAGGACGTCGGCAACCTCGAAGGCAAGGAACTGCGGCTTGGTGCCACCACCGGCCCGCTTTGGGCAGTGCTGACCACCTCGACCAGCAATGGTTCGGTCGGTGCGATGCACGACAGCCTCAACCCGCTGACCGGCCTCGTCCCGATGGCGGGCATGTGGCTCAACGAAACCTTTGGCGGCGTCGGCGTCGGCATGATCAACATGTTCCTCTACATTGTCGTCGCGGTGTTCGTCGCGGGCATGATGGTGGGACGAACGCCGGAGTATCTCGGTCACCGGGTCGAAGGGCGCGAGATGCGGCTCGCCGTGCTGGCGCTGATTAGTCACCCGGTGCTGATCCTCGGCGGCACGGCGCTGTTCGCGGCGACCGCCTGGGGGAAGGACACGCTCAACAATGTCGGCGCGCACGGCTTCTCCGAAATCCTCTACGAGTTCAGCTCGGCTGCCGCCAACAACGGCTCGGGGTTCGAGGGGCTCGGCGACAACACCGTGCCGTGGAACATCGCCACGGGCCTCGTGATGCTGATCGGCCGCTACCTGCCGATCATTGTCCCGCTCGCCATCGTCGGCTCGCTGATGGCCAAGCGCCGCAGCGCGGAAAGCGCGGGCACGCTGAGCGTGGAGAGCAGCACATTTGGCGTGATGCTGTTCATCACCATCCTGATCTTCGGCGCGCTGACCTTCTTCCCCGCTGCGGCGCTCGGCCCCATTGCCGAACACCTCACCTTCATGCGCTGA
- a CDS encoding SDR family oxidoreductase: protein MSTILITGCSSGFGLASATLFANRGWNVVATMREPRENVLPPSDRTRVVTLDVTDPQSIAQAVDAAGPIDALVNNAGIGLLGAVEGTPIPVARELFETNTLGTIAMTQAVLPQMRERGGGAIVNVTSSVTYAPLPLLSIYTASKAAVNAWSESVAIELEPFGIRIRTVLPGRAPGTSFTANASDRMDGAIPEPYAPLAERVFAGWQSDTGPVTSADDVAEAVWLAVTDNRASTHIPAGADAIALAQAR from the coding sequence ATGTCCACGATACTCATCACCGGTTGTTCGTCAGGCTTCGGCCTGGCGAGCGCCACCCTCTTCGCAAATCGCGGTTGGAACGTTGTCGCCACGATGCGCGAACCACGCGAGAATGTTCTGCCGCCATCCGACCGCACCCGGGTGGTCACGCTCGACGTCACCGATCCGCAGAGTATTGCGCAGGCGGTCGACGCGGCGGGACCGATCGATGCACTGGTCAACAATGCCGGGATCGGATTGCTCGGTGCCGTAGAAGGCACGCCGATCCCGGTCGCGCGCGAGCTGTTCGAAACGAACACGTTGGGGACGATCGCGATGACGCAGGCCGTCCTGCCACAGATGCGGGAGCGCGGGGGCGGTGCGATCGTGAACGTCACCTCCTCGGTGACCTACGCCCCGCTGCCGCTGCTTTCCATCTACACTGCGAGCAAGGCGGCAGTGAATGCGTGGAGCGAGAGCGTTGCGATCGAGCTGGAACCCTTCGGCATTCGCATTCGCACCGTTCTACCGGGCCGTGCACCGGGCACCAGCTTCACCGCCAATGCGAGCGACCGCATGGATGGGGCCATTCCCGAACCCTACGCCCCGCTTGCCGAACGCGTCTTCGCAGGATGGCAGTCCGACACCGGGCCAGTCACATCGGCCGATGATGTCGCGGAAGCGGTGTGGCTAGCTGTTACCGATAATCGTGCGTCAACCCATATACCTGCGGGTGCGGACGCTATAGCGCTAGCGCAAGCCCGTTGA
- the kdpB gene encoding potassium-transporting ATPase subunit KdpB, whose product MARVTSSQTGLFQRELVVPAIRDSFVKLDPRTLVRNPVMFVTAIVAATATVILLRGIATGAEDIGFQAQLVFWLWLTVLFGNFAEALAEGRGKAQARALRDTKESLVALRVGKNGDTEKIPATQLRYGDIVLVCEGQQIPADGEVVAGVASVNEAAITGESAPVIREAGGDRSAVTAGTTVISDEIRVKVTAEPGSGFLDRMIALVEGASRQKTPNEIALTILLTGLTLIFLVAVGTLPAFAQFAGGVIAVPVLIALFVALIPTTISALLSAIGIAGMDRLIRFNVLAKSGRAVEAAGDVGTLLLDKTGTITIGDRQASEFVTLPGIAETDLIEAARLSSLADTTPEGRSIVALAGGEEVLPGYAEPVAFTAQTRVSGVDLPGRSIRKGAVDAVLKLGDYPEDIALALKKITDRIAQAGGTPLAVVENGRLLGAIHLKDIIKAGIRERFVELRRMGIRTVMITGDNPLTAAAIAAEAGVDDFLAEATPEDKLAYIRKEQAEGKLVAMCGDGTNDAPALAQSDVGVAMNTGTQAAREAGNMVDLDSDPTKLIEVVGIGKQLLMTRGSLTTFSIANDVAKYFAILPAIFVVLYPALGALNVMGLASPQSAILSAIIFNAIIIPLLVPLALKGVAYRPMPAASQLLRNLGIYGVGGVIAPFVGIKLIDLAVAGLGLA is encoded by the coding sequence ATGGCGCGCGTTACCTCAAGCCAGACGGGGCTCTTCCAGCGAGAGCTTGTCGTCCCCGCGATCCGCGACTCCTTCGTGAAGCTCGATCCGCGCACGCTGGTGCGCAACCCGGTAATGTTCGTCACCGCGATCGTCGCGGCAACTGCGACGGTAATCCTGCTGCGGGGGATTGCCACCGGGGCCGAGGATATCGGCTTCCAGGCCCAGTTGGTCTTCTGGCTGTGGCTGACCGTGCTATTCGGCAATTTCGCCGAGGCGCTCGCCGAAGGGCGCGGCAAGGCGCAGGCGAGGGCGCTGCGCGACACCAAGGAGAGCCTGGTGGCGCTCAGGGTCGGAAAGAACGGCGACACCGAGAAGATCCCCGCGACGCAGCTGCGCTACGGTGACATCGTGCTGGTCTGCGAGGGTCAGCAGATCCCCGCCGATGGCGAAGTTGTCGCCGGAGTCGCGTCGGTCAACGAAGCGGCGATCACCGGCGAAAGCGCGCCGGTGATCCGCGAGGCGGGCGGTGACCGATCAGCGGTGACCGCGGGGACGACCGTGATCTCGGACGAAATCCGGGTGAAGGTGACCGCCGAGCCGGGCAGCGGCTTCCTCGACCGGATGATCGCCCTGGTCGAAGGCGCGAGCCGGCAGAAGACGCCGAACGAGATCGCGCTCACGATCCTGCTGACGGGCCTCACGCTGATCTTCCTCGTCGCGGTCGGCACGCTGCCAGCGTTTGCGCAGTTCGCCGGGGGCGTGATTGCCGTGCCGGTACTGATCGCACTGTTCGTGGCGCTGATCCCGACGACCATCTCGGCACTTCTCTCAGCGATTGGCATTGCCGGGATGGACCGGCTGATCCGTTTCAACGTGCTCGCCAAGTCGGGCCGCGCTGTCGAGGCGGCAGGCGATGTCGGCACGCTGCTGCTCGACAAGACGGGGACGATCACGATCGGCGACCGGCAGGCGAGCGAGTTTGTGACCCTGCCCGGTATCGCCGAGACCGACCTGATCGAGGCGGCGCGTCTTTCCAGCCTCGCCGACACGACCCCTGAGGGTCGCTCGATCGTTGCGCTGGCGGGGGGCGAGGAAGTGCTGCCGGGCTATGCGGAACCGGTCGCCTTCACCGCGCAGACCCGCGTGAGCGGGGTCGACTTGCCTGGCCGCAGCATCCGCAAGGGCGCGGTCGATGCGGTCCTCAAGCTTGGCGACTATCCCGAAGACATCGCGCTGGCGCTGAAGAAGATCACCGATCGGATCGCGCAGGCCGGAGGCACGCCGCTCGCCGTGGTCGAGAACGGCCGCCTGCTCGGTGCAATCCATCTGAAGGACATCATCAAGGCGGGAATTCGCGAGCGGTTCGTCGAACTGCGCCGGATGGGGATCCGCACGGTGATGATCACCGGCGACAACCCGCTGACCGCTGCGGCCATTGCCGCCGAGGCTGGCGTCGACGACTTCCTCGCCGAGGCGACGCCCGAAGACAAGCTCGCCTATATCCGCAAAGAACAGGCCGAGGGCAAGTTGGTCGCCATGTGTGGCGACGGAACCAACGATGCGCCTGCGCTCGCACAGTCCGATGTCGGCGTGGCGATGAACACTGGCACGCAGGCCGCCCGGGAGGCGGGCAACATGGTCGATCTCGACAGCGACCCAACCAAGCTGATCGAGGTCGTCGGCATTGGCAAGCAGCTGCTGATGACGCGCGGCAGCCTCACCACCTTCTCGATCGCCAACGACGTCGCGAAGTATTTCGCCATCCTCCCCGCGATCTTCGTGGTGCTCTACCCCGCGCTCGGTGCGCTCAACGTGATGGGGCTGGCGAGCCCCCAGAGCGCGATCCTCTCGGCGATCATCTTCAACGCGATCATCATCCCGCTGCTCGTGCCATTGGCGCTGAAGGGTGTCGCGTATCGCCCGATGCCCGCCGCCAGCCAGCTGCTGCGCAATCTCGGCATCTACGGCGTCGGCGGCGTGATCGCCCCCTTCGTCGGCATCAAACTCATCGATCTCGCCGTTGCCGGCCTCGGCCTCGCGTAA
- the kdpF gene encoding K(+)-transporting ATPase subunit F — MTFDLILVGLVALGLLGYLTTVLLRPERF; from the coding sequence ATGACATTCGATCTCATTCTCGTGGGGCTCGTGGCGCTCGGGCTGCTGGGCTACCTTACCACAGTCCTCCTGCGGCCGGAGCGCTTCTGA